The following coding sequences lie in one Pontibacter sp. G13 genomic window:
- a CDS encoding TonB-dependent receptor, whose product MSLKTTLLALLFLTGIVSLGWSQQQTIRGTVVDEQTMEPLPGATLIIPQLNVGTYTKDDGSFSLTFEPGNRTTISLVVTYTGYSRITVPVDAESFSGVREIKLIPEALSTDDVVITATKGFEQQQSDVTSSIAVVKPQSIDLQATPDMSRVINQIPGVDNQDGQINIRGSSGFAYGVGSRVMVSLDGLPLLTGDAGIAAIDMLPVDNIAQVEVLKGASSVLYGSSALGGVVNVITADAPEEPVTSIRLRGTIYGDPKNKALIYNPGDRNWAGSAHIYHSRRIGDFGLSGQINYIQDQGYRQDTEREQFRALILAKYTPKSVPGLTIGLNGTVRIDSSGQSLYWSSYFPDTLMGSDGQDSIVGGALVPDRTAGAFRRQLTTFFALDPTVKYLTSKGDLFWYRGRFLYNQAENTTAQGSRNYIAYNDFLYQKTLAKNINLVAGGTYTFSQANADSLYGGIHQGNSFGAYAQADAKFGRLNASLGFRYETVKIDTIPRESRPIFRAGLNYKIGRGTNIRASFGQAFRVPTVAERFTSTTGGGLLIEPNPNIKSEFGYSLELGARQGYKIDNSRINFIGYLDAALFQMDYDNMVEFGIDGLNLATFQGEFSTRNVANAQITGIELTTLNHFDINKWSFNLSGGVTWLDPVNQDAVPDSLQMDLSFWDPANITIVDLIRLQEQINNPEIQDAPTVLKYRPKWLIRGNVSVGYGPASLSANYRYRSFIESIDQFLFVIVQDLNTFRVDHPNGEHVLDLIANYDLNDHHTISLVVDNAFNEEFMIIPGLLAPQRRFTLQYHVRF is encoded by the coding sequence ATGTCTCTAAAAACCACGTTACTCGCACTTCTTTTCCTCACAGGAATCGTGTCCTTGGGGTGGTCTCAGCAGCAAACCATCCGTGGAACTGTTGTAGATGAACAGACCATGGAACCGCTTCCCGGTGCGACTTTGATCATTCCTCAACTCAATGTTGGCACCTATACGAAGGATGACGGCTCATTCAGCCTAACATTTGAACCCGGAAACCGCACCACCATTTCGTTGGTCGTGACCTACACCGGCTACTCACGCATAACCGTTCCTGTTGACGCAGAATCCTTTTCGGGAGTCCGGGAAATCAAACTCATTCCGGAAGCGCTTTCAACCGATGATGTTGTCATCACTGCTACCAAAGGATTTGAGCAGCAACAATCAGACGTCACGAGTTCCATTGCTGTAGTCAAACCCCAATCTATCGACCTACAGGCGACTCCCGACATGAGCCGGGTCATCAACCAGATTCCGGGAGTAGACAACCAAGATGGCCAGATCAATATTCGAGGTAGTTCTGGATTTGCGTATGGAGTCGGCTCACGGGTAATGGTTTCTCTGGATGGGCTCCCATTGCTGACCGGAGATGCAGGGATCGCAGCGATTGACATGTTGCCCGTGGACAATATTGCCCAAGTTGAGGTATTGAAGGGGGCAAGTTCCGTCCTGTATGGTTCCTCTGCATTGGGTGGGGTCGTCAATGTCATCACAGCAGATGCTCCAGAAGAACCCGTTACGTCTATCCGATTGCGCGGCACGATCTATGGCGATCCTAAAAACAAAGCCTTGATTTACAATCCCGGGGATCGGAATTGGGCAGGTTCTGCGCACATTTACCACAGCCGTAGAATCGGTGACTTCGGATTGAGTGGCCAGATCAACTACATCCAAGATCAAGGGTACCGTCAGGATACAGAGCGCGAGCAATTTAGAGCACTTATTCTAGCGAAATACACGCCGAAAAGTGTTCCGGGATTGACGATCGGCCTGAATGGTACAGTTCGCATTGACTCAAGTGGGCAGAGCCTTTATTGGAGCTCTTACTTCCCCGATACGCTGATGGGTTCAGATGGGCAAGACTCCATTGTGGGAGGTGCTTTGGTGCCAGACAGAACTGCTGGGGCTTTCCGTCGCCAATTGACCACTTTCTTTGCCCTTGACCCTACGGTGAAATACCTGACCTCCAAAGGGGATCTTTTTTGGTACCGCGGACGCTTCCTCTACAACCAAGCGGAGAATACGACCGCGCAAGGCTCGCGGAACTACATTGCCTACAACGATTTTCTCTACCAGAAAACCTTGGCAAAAAACATCAATCTCGTCGCTGGAGGTACCTACACTTTCTCACAAGCGAATGCCGATAGTTTGTATGGCGGTATTCACCAAGGAAATTCATTTGGTGCATACGCACAGGCAGATGCCAAATTCGGTCGTCTGAATGCTTCCTTGGGATTCCGGTACGAAACTGTCAAGATTGACACCATTCCTCGTGAATCACGGCCCATTTTCCGAGCCGGTCTGAACTACAAAATCGGACGTGGGACCAACATTCGGGCTTCGTTTGGACAGGCATTCCGTGTACCGACTGTGGCCGAGCGATTCACGAGTACGACTGGCGGAGGCTTGCTGATCGAGCCCAATCCAAATATCAAGTCTGAATTTGGATATAGTCTGGAGCTTGGCGCTCGTCAAGGCTACAAAATCGACAACTCTCGGATCAACTTCATCGGCTATCTGGATGCGGCCTTGTTCCAAATGGATTATGACAACATGGTCGAATTTGGGATCGATGGCCTGAATTTGGCGACTTTCCAGGGAGAGTTTTCTACCCGAAATGTAGCCAACGCACAGATTACCGGAATTGAGCTTACAACTCTGAACCACTTTGATATCAACAAGTGGAGCTTCAATCTCTCTGGGGGCGTGACTTGGCTGGATCCAGTCAATCAAGATGCTGTTCCAGATTCGTTGCAAATGGATCTATCCTTTTGGGACCCAGCCAATATTACCATTGTAGACCTCATTCGTCTTCAGGAACAGATCAATAATCCCGAAATCCAGGATGCGCCCACCGTCCTCAAATACCGCCCGAAGTGGTTGATTCGAGGAAATGTTTCTGTGGGGTATGGACCCGCGAGCCTTTCTGCGAATTATCGATACAGAAGCTTCATTGAGAGTATTGATCAATTCCTGTTTGTCATCGTGCAGGATTTGAACACATTCCGAGTGGACCATCCCAATGGTGAACACGTCTTGGATTTGATTGCCAACTACGATCTCAATGATCATCATACCATCTCTTTGGTGGTGGATAATGCGTTCAATGAGGAATTTATGATCATCCCGGGCTTGCTTGCCCCTCAACGACGGTTTACCTTGCAGTACCATGTTCGATTCTAG